A single region of the Maniola jurtina chromosome 6, ilManJurt1.1, whole genome shotgun sequence genome encodes:
- the LOC123865889 gene encoding teneurin-m isoform X7, with protein MNGLDRCFFDQRESQQHGDDCGYSYISLGRLHPYGSGSGSSSGSGRRRTRRGLSDSPTAPTTPTSASDNASDATLTDSELPLARDSTLLVQNGMLRSTYDRPDHERCLLEGTRPPPDVPPRNPTMSRLNGRITGNPADLVDFEPSCLVRTPSGNFYVPSGDIQKNPSMDYKSNSSCSSPGKQEKGTLERMDRSDRHPAFGVPVPVLPVRNNLRATHFPPAASRFHFRKGLSSRCSWKCTAIVFIVLFVLLLSIASYMSASYFTDNWSYQNAKPCSVLVGDTTDKFPASKATTLESANKSLARPHQSSTSSATGARTFPAQSFPPDGTTFKQITLGEKLSKEIPPYSYWNMQFYQSEAAYVKFDYMIPRGASIGVYARRNALPTHTQYHFLEVLSGFKARTTRASHPSVKKEVTHYMEQGHWFLSLYNDDGDPQEISFIAMVADDMTHNCPNGCSGKGECLMGHCQCQPGFGGDDCSESVCPVLCSQRGEYINGECQCNPGWKGKECSLRHDECEVPDCNGHGHCVNGKCSCVRGYKGKFCEEIDCPHPTCSGHGFCIEGVCVCKKGWKGLDCATMDKDALQCLPDCSGHGTFDVDTQTCTCHARWSGDDCSKEVCDLDCGPHGRCVGESCVCDSTWTGEYCTSKLCDARCSDHGQCKNGTCLCVSGWNGRHCTLEGCPRGCAGHGQCRVANDGHWECKCFDGWDGPDCTTLKEQICDDSKDNDKDGLVDCEDPECCQSAACKGSQLCVSSPKPTDILLRKQPPAITASFFERMKFLIDEGSLQNYAKQETFNESMFWNHFNTSRSAVIRGRVVTSLGSGLVGVRVSTSTPLEGFTLTREDGWFDLLVNGGGAVTLHFGRSPFKRSTQVVFVPWNEVVIIDEVVMTTLDDKSGMGPPQACLAHDYDAMKPVVLATWKHGFQGACPDKSAILAESQVVQESLQIPGTGLNLVYHSSRAAGYLSTIQLQLTPEKVPATLALIHLRITIEGILFEKTFEADPVIKFTYPWNRLNVYRQRVYGVTTALVKVGYQYTDCKDIIWNVQTTKLSGHDMSISDVGGWNLDIHHRYNFHEGILQKGDGTNIYLKHKPRLIITTMGDGRQRGLDCGNDCSGAAVKQRLLAPVALVAAPDGSIFVGDFNLVRKINTDGTVRTVVKLNATRVSYRYHMALSPLDGTLYISDPESHQIIKVRNTDDFSDPERNWETVVGSGERCLPGDEAHCGDGALARDAKLAYPKGVAVSIDNVLYFADGTNIRMVDRDGIITTVIGNHMHRAHWKPIPCEGTLSVEEVHLRWPTELAINPLDNSLHIIDDHMILQMAPDGRVKVIAGRPLHCPSPLTGYDMELATYATLVMPQSIGFGAAGDLYVAESDSQRINRVRLITTDGKISLYAGAESKCNCLERGCDCFEADHFLASNSKFNTISAVTVSPDGIVHIADQANYRIRSVMASIPDASGAREYEIYAPDTQETYIFNRFGQHVMTKNILTGENNYVFTYTVNTSNGKLSTVTDAAGNKVFLLRDYSSLVNSIENTKGQKCRLKMSRMKMLQELRTPDNFNMTFDYHGTTGLLKAKYDSTGRSYIYKYDEFGRLTSAVTPTGRIINLTFDLSLKGATVLVSENNRKPVSILIKGSSVNTKVGEAETKTIISTDGSISSSMPWGHIISTDTVPYTILSEIDPILGESYPVPAKQRTEVGGDLANRFEWRYFLRRLQSNKGKSSKAVAQIGRKLRVNGENLLTLEYDRDTSTVAVFMDDKVELLNVTYDRMARPVKWGPRSGIFAEVELDYDRFNRLTSWRWGELNETYGYDRAGRLHEIRNGDGSSLAYSFRDMFTSLPLKVTTPRGSDYLLDYDDSGALQNLTTPRGHIHTFALMTSLGYFKYQYFSPMNRHPYEILYNDDGHILAKIFPHQSGKILYVYDTTGKLETILAGASAIRYVYHENTHLVKNVEISDPDYELRQDYKYHAGILKDEKMKFNSKSGLNNAHFKYQYDGNARLSTIDMNINSKEMPQLRLKYNQNLGILEGVSDLRIYRNTFNRSVMQDTSKQYFTITDYDDHGRIKTVLMNIKSFDVFRLELEYDVRNRIKSKKMMIGDTSSNERVSYNYDGHLMEVVGSEDDWKYVFDENGNIIGIIEHGEKRYLGYDIGDRVVQYGDIEFSSYDGRGFVIRRGEQKYRYNSRGQFVHAFERDKFQMWYYYDDRNRLVAWKDDKDNITQFFYTNPQTPNLITHMHYPKTEKTIRFLYDQRDFLTCIETEDQRFYVATDHNGSPLVIFDVNGEIIKEIKRSPFGKIVKDTNSGFYLPVDFQGGIFDYNTNLVYLENRLYDPVVGQWMTPSWEHLATKLTMPTDIFIYRFRNNDPINREQNVPYMTSLSSWLQLYGYDLNKMMGAEYITDMIFQPKTSVTAPQLAPDFGVMSGLQCIIEKVNDKLSDIEFVPTPLLKMEPITRNLLPRVSYKRGVFGEGVLISRVDGKAFISVADGANSVVEDVITTVFNNSYFLDVHFSIHDQDVFYFVKDNSLKIRDDMEELRRLSGKFNVSQDETNDQGLEVRVHAVGKGSAQAVIVLRYGVDPAQERIKLLKHAHKRAASRAWEREKALVAAGWEGRGSWTEEEKEELISHGIVDGWAARDVHSVSRYPQLADDPANIVFVRDGRRKRRKSGRARHRS; from the exons GTTGTCTACTCGAAGGAACCCGGCCGCCGCCAGATGTGCCACCTCGTAATCCTACCATGTCCCGATTGAACGGCCGAATCACCGGCAACCCAGCCGACTTAGTCGACTTCGAACCCTCGTGTCTTGTGCGCACCCCTTCTGGAAACTTCTACGTGCCTTCAG GGGACATACAAAAGAATCCGTCTATGGACTACAAGTCAAACTCCTCGTGCAGTAGTCCAGGAAAGCAAGAGAAAGGAACCTTAGAGAGGATGGACAGAAGTGACCGGCACCCCGCCTTCGGCGTGCCCGTGCCTGTCCTCCCCGTGAGGAATAATCTCCGGGCGACGCATTTCCCTCCCGCCGCCTCCCGATTCCACTTCAGGAAGGGCCTCTCCTCGAGATGCTCTTGGAAGTGCACTGCCATCGTGTTTATAGTCTTATTTGTCCTTCTTTTATCTATTGCCTCTTATATGTCAG CATCCTATTTTACTGACAACTGGTCATATCAAAATGCAAAACCCTGTTCAGTATTAGTCGGTGATACAACGGATAAGTTCCCAGCTTCGAAAGCGACGACGCTCGAGTCAGCTAACAAATCTTTAGCGAGACCGCATCAAAGCTCGACGTCGTCTGCCACAG gtgCGCGAACGTTCCCCGCGCAATCTTTCCCTCCCGATGGGACGACGTTTAAGCAAATTACTTTAGGTGAAAAATTATCAAAAGAAATCCCTCCATATAGTTACTGGAATATGCAATTTTATCAATCGGAAGCTGCTTACGTGAAATTCGACTACATGATCCCTCGAGGGGCGTCCATAGGTGTTTATGCAAGACGGAACGCTCTGCCGACGCATACTCAATATCACTTCTTAGAAGTCCTAAGCGGATTTAAAGCTCGAACTACGAGGGCTTCACAT CCGTCCGTAAAGAAAGAAGTAACCCACTACATGGAGCAAGGTCATTGGTTTCTGTCACTGTACAACGATGATGGAGACCCTCAGGAGATATCCTTCATAGCCATGGTCGCTGATGACATGACGCACAACTGTCCAAACGGCTGCTCCGGGAAAGGGGAATGTCTGATGGGACACTGTCAATGCCAACCTGGTTTTGGAGGAGACGATTGCAGTGAGA GTGTATGCCCAGTATTATGCAGCCAAAGAGGAGAGTATATCAACGGAGAATGTCAATGCAACCCTGGCTGGAAAGGCAAAGAGTGCTCCTTACGCCACGACGAATGCGAAGTACCGGATTGCAACGGACATGGCCACTGCGTAAACGGAAAATGTTCCTGTGTGAGAGGTTACAAAGGAAAGTTCTGCGAAGAGATCGATTGTCCTCATCCCACTTGTTCAGGCCACGGCTTTTGTATCGAAGGTGTTTGTGTGTGTAAGAAAGGATGGAAAGGGCTGGATTGTGCTACGATGGATAAGGATGCTCTTCAATGCTTACCAGATTGTTCGGGACATGGTACGTTTGATGTTGACACTCAAACGTGCACGTGTCACGCTCGCTGGTCTGGCGATGACTGTTCAAAAG AGGTTTGCGATCTGGACTGCGGTCCACACGGAAGATGCGTTGGAGAATCCTGCGTTTGCGATTCAACTTGGACAGGCGAATATTGCACGTCCAAACTATGTGATGCGCGATGCAGCGACCACGGCCAATGTAAAAATGGCACTTGTCTTTGTGTTTCTGGATGGAATGGACGACATTGCACTTTGGAAGGATGTCCGAGAGGATGTGCGGGGCACGGCCAGTGCAGGGTGGCGAATGACGGGCACTGGGAGTGTAAATGCTTCGATGGATGGGATGGTCCAGACTGCACCACGTTGAAAGAACAAATCTGCGATGATTCTAAGGATAATGACAAAG ATGGCTTAGTAGATTGTGAAGACCCAGAATGCTGTCAAAGCGCCGCGTGCAAGGGAAGCCAGCTTTGCGTCTCATCACCCAAGCCAACAGACATCCTCCTCAGGAAGCAGCCTCCAGCGATCACCGCGTCCTTCTTCGAAAGGATGAAGTTCCTCATCGACGAGGGAAGCCTCCAAAACTACGCTAAACAGGAAACCTTTAACGAAAG TATGTTTTGGAATCACTTCAATACGAG CCGTTCCGCGGTCATAAGGGGTAGAGTGGTCACTTCCTTGGGTTCCGGTTTGGTCGGAGTGAGGGTGTCCACGTCTACGCCCTTGGAAGGGTTTACGTTAACGAGGGAGGACGGTTGGTTCGACCTCTTAGTGAACGGAGGAGGGGCTGTGACTCTTCACTTCGGGAGGTCGCCCTTCAAGCGATCCACACAAGTTGTGTTCGTGCCTTGGAATGAG GTTGTGATAATCGACGAAGTAGTGATGACAACATTGGACGACAAGAGCGGTATGGGACCTCCTCAGGCCTGTCTCGCACATGACTACGACGCTATGAAGCCCGTTGTCCTGGCTACGTGGAAACATGGCTTCCAGGGCGCTTGTCCGGATAAGAGTGCTATACTTGCTGAATCTCAG GTGGTCCAAGAAAGCCTGCAAATCCCAGGAACAGGTCTCAACCTAGTTTACCACAGCTCAAGAGCAGCAGGATACCTCTCCACAATACAACTGCAACTTACTCCAGAGAAAGTCCCAGCAACTTTGGCTCTAATACATCTGAGGATTACCATTGAAGGCATTCTCTTCGAGAAGACCTTTGAGGCAGATCCAGTCATCAAGTTCACATACCCATGGAATAGGCTGAATGTTTACAGGCAGAGGGTATACGGTGTGACGACAGCATTAGTAAAAGTTGGGTACCAGTACACAGATTGCAAGGACATTATCTGGAATGTGCAGACGACGAAATTGAGCGGTCACGATATGAGTATATCTGATGTTGGCGGATGGAATCTGGATATACATCACAGATACAATTTCCATgaag GTATACTCCAAAAGGGAGACGGCACTAACATTTACCTCAAGCACAAGCCTCGCCTCATCATCACCACCATGGGAGATGGGCGTCAACGAGGTTTGGACTGCGGGAACGATTGTTCTGGAGCCGCGGTCAAGCAGAGGCTACTTGCTCCTGTAGCTTTAGTTGCAGCTCCTGATGGTTCCATCTTTGTGGGCGACTTCAATCTTGTTAGGAAAATCAATACTGATGGTACCGTTCGAACTGTTGTCAAATTGAA tGCAACTCGTGTCTCCTACCGATACCACATGGCGTTGTCACCATTAGACGGTACTCTCTACATTTCTGATCCTGAGTCCCATCAAATCATCAAAGTTCGCAACACAGATGACTTTAGCGATCCCGAAAGAAATTGGGAAACGGTTGTAGGCTCTGGTGAGAGATGTCTTCCAGGAGACGAAGCACATTGTGGAGATGGAGCATTAGCAAGAGACGCAAAATTAGCTTACCCTAAAGGTGTTGCTGTTTCCATAGACAACGTCTTATACTTCGCTGATGGTACAAATATAAGAATGGTAGACAGAGATGGCATCATCACAACAGTTATTGGAAATCATATGCATAGAGCTCATTGGAAACCGATTCCATGCGAAGGAACGTTAAGTGTAGAAGAAGTGCATTTAAGATGGCCGACTGAACTCGCTATTAATCCGCTAGATAACAGCTTGCATATAATCGACGATCATATGATTCTACAAATGGCACCAGATGGAAGAGTAAAAGTAATTGCTGGCAGACCTCTCCATTGTCCGTCACCTCTGACAGGCTATGATATGGAGTTAGCAACTTATGCTACACTTGTAATGCCACAAAGCATTGGATTCGGTGCGGCTGGTGATTTGTATGTGGCGGAAAGCGATTCTCAAAGGATTAATAGAGTAAGGCTCATCACCACTGATGGAAAAATCTCTCTCTACGCCGGTGCTGAATCGAAATGCAATTGCTTAGAGAGAGGCTGTGATTGCTTTGAAGCGGACCATTTCCTAGCGTCGAATTCTAAATTCAATACTATCTCAGCAGTAACTGTAAGCCCCGATGGGATCGTACACATAGCTGATCAGGCCAACTACAGAATTCGATCTGTCATGGCAAGCATTCCAGATGCAAGTGGCGCAAGAGAATACGAAATTTACGCACCAGACACGCAAGAAACTTACATATTCAACAGATTCGGCCAGCATGTTATGACCAAAAACATTCTGACTGGCGAAAATAACTATGTGTTCACGTATACGGTTAACACCAGCAATGGGAAACTGAGCACTGTAACTGACGCCGCTGGCAACAAAGTCTTCCTGTTACGAGATTACTCCAGCCTTGTGAATTCAATTGAGAACACCAAAGGTCAGAAGTGTAGACTGAAAATGTCTCGAATGAAAATGCTTCAAGAATTGCGTACACCTGACAACTTCAATATGACTTTCGATTATCATGGCACTACAGGGCTTCTCAAAGCAAAGTATGACAGCACCGGAAGAAGTTATATCTACAAATACGATGAGTTTGGAAGATTGACTTCAGCAGTAACTCCTACTGGAAGAATAATAAATCTTACGTTCGATTTAAGTTTGAAAGGTGCTACTGTTCTCGTAAGTGAAAACAACAGGAAACCGGTTTCGATTCTAATAAAGGGTTCATCAGTAAATACAAAGGTTGGAGAAGCcgaaacaaaaacaataatcTCAACTGATGGAAGCATATCGTCTAGCATGCCATGGGGTCATATCATATCCACCGATACCGTACCATACACGATCCTTTCTGAAATCGATCCCATACTAGGTGAAAGCTATCCTGTACCAGCTAAACAGAGAACTGAAGTCGGTGGTGATTTGGCAAACCGCTTCGAGTGGCGCTACTTCTTACGACGACTACAATCTAATAAAGGAAAGAGCAGCAAAGCGGTTGCACAAATCGGTCGAAAACTGCGAGTGAACGGAGAAAATTTACTGACCCTCGAATATGACAGAGATACATCTACTGTTGCGGTGTTCATGGATGATAAAGTAGAACTATTGAATGTCACTTATGACAGAATGGCACGACCAGTTAAGTGGGGTCCCAGAAGCGGAATCTTCGCTGAAGTCGAACTCGACTATGACAGATTCAATAGACTTACTAGTTGGCGTTGGGGCGAGTTGAATGAGACTTATGGATACGATAGAGCTGGAAGATTGCACGAAATTCGTAATGGAGACGGTTCTTCTTTGGCTTACTCTTTCAGAGATATGTTTACAAGCTTACCATTGAAAGTTACAACTCCAAGAGGAAGTGATTATCTTCTCGATTACGATGACTCTGGCGCGCTCCAAAACCTCACTACACCAAGAGGCCACATCCATACATTCGCTTTAATGACTTCCTTAGGCTATTTTAAGTACCAGTACTTCTCACCAATGAATAGGCATCCATACGAAATTCTGTATAACGACGATGGCCACATTTTAGCGAAGATATTCCCTCATCAATCTGGCAAAATCCTTTATGTATACGATACTACTGGAAAGCTAGAGACTATACTCGCTGGAGCTTCAGCCATTCGATATGTTTACCATGAAAACACTCATCTCGTGAAAAATGTAGAAATATCGGACCCAGACTACGAACTGCGACAAGACTATAAATACCACGCAGGTATCCTAAAAGACGAGAAGATGAAGTTCAACTCAAAGAGTGGTCTCAACAATGCACATTTCAAATATCAATACGATGGCAACGCACGACTTTCTACCATAGATATGAACATCAACAGCAAAGAAATGCCTCAACTGAGATTGAAGTACAACCAGAACCTCGGTATCTTGGAAGGTGTGAGCGATTTGAGAATCTACAGAAACACATTCAATCGTTCAGTAATGCAAGACACGAGCAAACAATACTTCACGATTACGGATTACGATGACCACGGCAGAATCAAAACTGTTCTCATGAACATCAAATCGTTCGACGTATTCCGTCTCGAACTGGAATATGATGTAAGAAATCGAATTAAATCGAAGAAGATGATGATCGGCGACACATCGTCCAACGAACGAGTTAGCTACAATTACGATGGGCATCTCATGGAAGTGGTTGGATCCGAAGATGATTGGAAATACGTTTTCGATGAGAACGGCAACATCATCGGTATTATAGAGCATGGAGAGAAGCGCTATCTTGGCTACGATATTGGCGATAGAGTTGTCCAATACGGCGACATTGAATTCAGCAGCTACGATGGACGGGGTTTTGTCATCAGACGCGGAGAGCAAAAATACCGATACAATTCTCGGGGACAATTCGTTCATGCATTTGAAAGGGACAAGTTCCAGATGTGGTACTATTATGATGATAGGAACAGACTGGTCGCTTGGAAGGACGATAAGGACAATATAACACAATTCTTCTACACAAACCCTCAAACACCCAACCTCATCACGCACATGCATTACCCGAAAACAGAAAAGACGATTCGATTCTTGTACGACCAAAGAGATTTCTTGACCTGCATCGAAACTGAGGATCAACGTTTCTATGTAGCTACAGATCATAACGGATCACCTCTGGTCATATTTGATGTGAACGGAGAAATCATTAAAGAAATCAAACGTAGTCCTTTCGGAAAGATAGTCAAAGATACGAATTCAGGTTTCTACTTACCTGTAGACTTCCAAGGCGGCATATTTGACTACAACACCAACTTAGTTTACTTGGAGAATCGTTTGTATGACCCGGTCGTTGGGCAATGGATGACGCCGAGTTGGGAGCATTTGGCGACCAAATTAACTATGCCTACGGACATTTTCATATACAGATTCAGAAATAATGACCCTATAAACCGAGAGCAAAATGTTCCTTATATGACCAGTTTGTCGAGCTGGCTCCAACTGTACGGTTACGACTTGAATAAGATGATGGGAGCTGAATACATAACTGATATGATATTCCAACCGAAGACATCAGTAACGGCGCCGCAACTCGCTCCCGACTTTGGCGTTATGTCTGGTCTTCAGTGCATCATTGAAAAG GTGAACGACAAACTATCAGATATCGAATTTGTCCCGACGCCTCTACTAAAAATGGAACCAATCACAAGAAATCTTCTACCAAGAGTTTCCTACAAACGAGGTGTATTTGGCGAAGGTGTCCTCATATCCAGAGTGGATGGAAAAGCCTTCATAAGCGTAGCTGATGGCGCAAACAGCGTAGTAGAAGACGTTATAACTACCGTGTTCAACAATTCATACTTCTTGGATGTACACTTTAGTATACACGACCAAGATGTATTCTACTTCGTGAAGGATAATTCTCTGAAGATAAGAGACGATATGGAAGAGCTAAGACGGTTGTCTGGAAAGTTCAACGTATCGCAAGATGAGACTAACGATCAAGGATTAGAG GTTCGAGTTCATGCAGTCGGCAAAGGTTCTGCCCAAGCGGTGATAGTCTTGCGGTACGGAGTGGACCCGGCACAAGAACGCATCAAACTTCTAAAACACGCACATAAGCGAGCCGCCTCTCGAGCGTGGGAGAGAGAGAAGGCGCTAGTAGCCGCCGGCTGGGAGGGTCGAGGGTCCTGGACTGAGGAGGAGAAGGAGGAACTCATTTCTCACGGCATAGTGGACGGATGGGCGGCCCGGGATGTCCACTCCGTGTCCAGATACCCGCAATTGGCCGACGACCCCGCGAACATAGTGTTCGTTCGCGACGGCAGACGGAAACGAAGAAAGAGCGGCCGCGCGCGTCATCGCTCGTGA